In Acaryochloris marina S15, the genomic window ACGCATGAGTGTGATTTGTAAAACCGCCCCATCTCAGGCCCATCATCTTGGATTTACTCAACCTTACGCCCTATTTATGAAGGGGTCACCTGAGTTGGTTTTGGAACAATGTCACCAAATACAAATTCAGGCAATTATTCAGGGAATAACCGATGCGGATCGCAATCGCATCCTCATTCAAAACAACAAGATAGCGAGTCAAGGACTACGGGTGATAGGTCTTGCTTACAAACCTCTAGCCGTATGCCCTGAGACCAAAACCTTGGACAATGTTGAGCACGACCTGATTTGGTTGGGGTTGGTGGGCATTGTAGATGCGGCTCGTCCTGAAGCAAAAGCTGCCGTTGCTCGTTGCCGACAAGCAGGGATTCGCCCTGTGATGATTACGGGTGATCATCAACTGACAGCGATGGCTATTGCCCATAAAATTGGTATCGCTAAGGCGGGGGATCCCGTCTTGAGTGGTCAACAATTGGCCCAACTTTCGCCCCAGGAGCTGGAACAACAGGTTGAGCGAGTCAATGTTTATGCTCGGGTCGCTCCAGAGCACAAACTACAGATTGTCCAAGCCTTGCAACGTCGAGGGGCCTTTGTGGCCATGACAGGAGATGGCGTAAATGATGCCCCCGCGCTCAAGCAAGCGGATATTGGGATTGCCATGGGGGTTACGGGTACCGATGTCAGTAAAGAAGCCAGTGACATGGTTCTTTTGGATGATAACTTTGCCACCATCGTCGCCGCTACAGAAGAGGGGCGAGTGATTTATACCAATATTCGCCGTTTTATTAAATATATTTTGGGTAGCAATATTGGTGAAGTGATTACCATTGCCTCAGCACCTTTATTGGGGTTGGGGGGTGTTCCACTATCCCCACTTCAAATTCTATGGATGAATTTAGTTACTGATGGATTACCCGCTTTGGCGCTAGCGATGGAACCTGCTGAAGCAGGTGTGATGCAACGACCTCCCCATAATCCCCGTGAAAGCATTTTTGCCCGTGGTCTGGGATGGTATATGGTCCGCATTGGTTTGATGCTGTCTATCTTGACGATTAGTCTGATGATCTGGGCATACAGCTATACCCAAGCACCGGGCTACCCAGGTGATCCAAACACCTGGAAAACGATGGTCTTTACAACATTATGTCTAGCTCAAATGGGGCATGCGTTGGCAGTACGCTCAGATACTCAGCTAACGTTTCAGCTCAATCCCTTATCTAATCCATCCTTACTGGGAGCTGTCACTGTGACTACAGTGTGCCAACTGTTTGTTCTGTACGTTCCTTTCCTCCAAACTTTTTTCGATGTTCAGCCTTTGAGTTGGTTAGAATTGCTGATTTGTTTGGGGTTCAGCACTCTCATGTTTGTTTGGATTGAACTTGAGAAAGTGGTGTTTCGTTGGTGGCATCATCGAGGGTTGAGCAATAAATATTAGAGCATGCATAGTAAGCGACCATGGTGATGGGTTATGGTTCCATCAATCAGAGCTCGTTCTAACAGATTCTGGGGTCACTCAAATATCGTAAGCGACCATGGTCGCTTACCAGAAATGACTTATGTGTACACCGTAGCCCAAGAGCAAGGGTTAGAAGCAAAACTAATGCTAAAGACCCATCGAACTGCCAAACTAAAAAACTAACGAGTATCGTATAGGAATTTTGCAATGCAAATAGAATTGCTATTAACGAGATAATAAGGGCGAAAATAACGAGTATTGGCATATGAATGATCATTGAGCGATAGGGCAAAACTACTGTCTACTGAACGTAGAAACTGAGCAGGATAGTTTTGATCATGCCATATTCTGGAAGTTGTAGAAAATTCATAGGCAAAGGACTTACTCTACCTGGACTGAAGCCCTACCAAGGTTTCCTAGCCTTCAGGAAGGATTAGGGATGATGTTTTAGACTAGCTCTAGACTAGTTTTAGGCTTTTTCAGACAAGGAGTTAGCAGCATTTCTAAATCATTATTTATTAGCTTTACTAGGGATTTATTCAAGAGAGAAAAAGCTAAATCAAGTTCTATCCTTCATCTGCTTCTAGGGTTGTTAACGATAGCATTATGTTTTTTGCTGCATCATCCCAGCGCTGCTCAGTACCCTTTCTCAATTCCCACTGAACAGCTCGCTGCAGAATCAACGTCTCAAAATCCTCAAGATGAAGAGCTAAATAGCTTTTCTAGCCAAATCTCTACGGATTGGATTTGGCTAGATGGGAGGCGATTATTTCAAATTGCTGCGGCCCGAAATCTTATCTCTGAGCGCAAACAGATCGTGCAGGAAAACCTGCAGAAAATTCAGCGAAATTACCTCACCTCAGATCAGGTTGAACCTCAAGTAGAGATTAAAACCCTCAATAATTTACCCGTTCTAAGCGTCAATAATCAGAATCTAATTACGATTACTTCCCTTGACACGAATCTACGTGCAGTTGACTCTGGTGCCTTAACCACTGATATCCAAAACATTGTCATTTCAGCCTTGAAGCAATCTAGGACTGAGCGCCAACCCCAATACTTGAAACAGCAGGGGATACTTTTATCTGGGATTTTGTTCGCTGTATTGATCATCAATGGTCTTATCTGTCTACTTCAAAGACGGTTATATCGTTCTTCCAAGGGCAATACGGCTAGTACCGTTGACTTTATGACCCGACTCCCTACATTGAATTCTTGGGATGGGCTAAATACTCTACTTCGCCAAGTCCTTAGTTTGGGCCACGTTTCAATCTGGTTTGCTGGAGTGCTGATCTGCATGGATCGATTTCCGTATACTCGTCCGATTAAAATTTGGATTCTAAGAAGCTTATCCTTGCCCCTTACAGTCTCTTTAGTGGGAGTATGCACTTACTTCATGGTGCGGTTCAGCTGGGCTCTCATCAATCGTTTTGCCCTAGCCTTAACTGTGAGTCCGTTATTAACGCCGATTGTATCAAGACGATTGCAGTTGAGAATCTCAACGATTACTAGGGTCGTTAAGGGAATTGCAATTCCGATTTGGGGGAGTATCGGTATTATTGTGATTTTGATCTTGTTCAAAGTTGATGTTGGCCCCTTATTGGCCGGAGTTGGTCTCATCGGTGTGGCCATCTCTCTAGCATCACAAGGCATCATCAAAGATGCAATTAATGGGTTTCTTGTCATTGCAGAAGATCAGTTTGGAGTGGGTGACATCATTAAAGTGGAGGGTTTTACTGGAACAGTTGAAACACTGAATTTGCGGATAACGCAGATTCGCAATGCTGAAGGACAACTGATTACTATTCCAAATAGTGAAATCAAGATTGTGGCAAATCTCTCTAGTGACTGGTCAAGAGTAGATCTA contains:
- a CDS encoding cation-translocating P-type ATPase, giving the protein MTVEEPEQRHNPQWQTLDANVVLLRLESDPIHGLTPDQVNQRQQLHGRNELQEVSGRSTWNILIDQFKNIMLLMLIAVAIVSAVLDLQDQQFPKDAVAISAIVLLNGWLGFLQESRAEQALTALKSMTSSRVRAIRQGQEWEIDAKDLVPGDIIFLEAGVQVPADGRLLSSASLSIRESALTGEAEAVTKQSELILTENAALGDRHNLIYRGTEVIQGRGTAIVTATGMETELGKIAAMLQSVETAPTPLQQRMGQLGNVLVTGSMVLVGLVVLGGILREGNLSMVDDLLEISLSMAVAVVPEGLPAVITVTLALGTQRMVRRQALIRKLPAVETLGSVTTICSDKTGTLTQNKMVAQQIHLFADHLSVSGMGYEPVGEFLEQGYAILPAQHPALGMLLVASALCNDAALQKEKGQWAIMGDPTEGALLVLASKAGLGPVELQNAFPRLTEVPFTSERKRMSVICKTAPSQAHHLGFTQPYALFMKGSPELVLEQCHQIQIQAIIQGITDADRNRILIQNNKIASQGLRVIGLAYKPLAVCPETKTLDNVEHDLIWLGLVGIVDAARPEAKAAVARCRQAGIRPVMITGDHQLTAMAIAHKIGIAKAGDPVLSGQQLAQLSPQELEQQVERVNVYARVAPEHKLQIVQALQRRGAFVAMTGDGVNDAPALKQADIGIAMGVTGTDVSKEASDMVLLDDNFATIVAATEEGRVIYTNIRRFIKYILGSNIGEVITIASAPLLGLGGVPLSPLQILWMNLVTDGLPALALAMEPAEAGVMQRPPHNPRESIFARGLGWYMVRIGLMLSILTISLMIWAYSYTQAPGYPGDPNTWKTMVFTTLCLAQMGHALAVRSDTQLTFQLNPLSNPSLLGAVTVTTVCQLFVLYVPFLQTFFDVQPLSWLELLICLGFSTLMFVWIELEKVVFRWWHHRGLSNKY
- a CDS encoding mechanosensitive ion channel family protein; this translates as MLHHPSAAQYPFSIPTEQLAAESTSQNPQDEELNSFSSQISTDWIWLDGRRLFQIAAARNLISERKQIVQENLQKIQRNYLTSDQVEPQVEIKTLNNLPVLSVNNQNLITITSLDTNLRAVDSGALTTDIQNIVISALKQSRTERQPQYLKQQGILLSGILFAVLIINGLICLLQRRLYRSSKGNTASTVDFMTRLPTLNSWDGLNTLLRQVLSLGHVSIWFAGVLICMDRFPYTRPIKIWILRSLSLPLTVSLVGVCTYFMVRFSWALINRFALALTVSPLLTPIVSRRLQLRISTITRVVKGIAIPIWGSIGIIVILILFKVDVGPLLAGVGLIGVAISLASQGIIKDAINGFLVIAEDQFGVGDIIKVEGFTGTVETLNLRITQIRNAEGQLITIPNSEIKIVANLSSDWSRVDLNIPIPYECDLDSMLDLILDTAQKMAEDPKWAPEILESPQLMGLDDFSHRGPMIKIWIKTQPLKQWAVSRELRRQLKLAFDTAGIAIPVPQYSIEVNNHHRD